The following nucleotide sequence is from Paenibacillus odorifer.
CCTTCATAATCAGTCTTCACCTGTTGACGTCCACTAGCATAGTTTGTGACTGGCCCAACAATACCAACATCAGGAGCACTATATAGAGCTCTCTTCAGATTAGTTAACCATCCTTGAGATACCACTACATCGTTATTCAGCAGCAGTAATTCATCACCTGAAGCTAGCTGTAGCCCCATATTGCATGCAGCTGGAAAGCCGCGATTGTCAGGCAATGAAATAAACGTTATATGATTCGCACGGCAATAAGTGTCTGTTCCGTCCGTTGAAGCATTGTCCACTACGATAATCTCATAAGGCGGCGGAGTGTAGGCACGAATAGATTCCACACAGGCCCTCAGCAAGGGCAGCGCATTGTAGGTTGGAATAATAATACTCGTCAGCGTCATATGCGATTCCTCCAAGCGGCTACCTGTCTGCGGTACTCGCGCTGAGTCTCACTACTTAGCAGACCGCCAGCTTTTCGCCGCGAAAGAACCTCATGTAGAGCCTCAGCATGATCTCCTATGATCAGTTTTTCCACAGCATTTCCAACCCCTGTATTTGCCTTGCGCAGCCGATTATGTTTAATAACATTTACCGTCCCAGCCTTCTCCACCCGTAACTTTTCTAATACAGAACGAGCTTGGGCTTTAGGTGGAACCATTAATTCACGGTAGCCTATGGTCTCAAGCGCATGCCGCGAAAGCGCATGAGGAACAGCTGTCATAGAGCTAACCCCGAGATCGTACCTATCCAGAGCATAA
It contains:
- a CDS encoding glycosyltransferase family 2 protein, coding for MTLTSIIIPTYNALPLLRACVESIRAYTPPPYEIIVVDNASTDGTDTYCRANHITFISLPDNRGFPAACNMGLQLASGDELLLLNNDVVVSQGWLTNLKRALYSAPDVGIVGPVTNYASGRQQVKTDYEGLIDFHQAAERANLPNPQKWLETRRLVGLCFLFKRELLTSVGLLDERFSPGHYEDDDYCYRTRIKGYRLLIAGDCLVHHEGSASFKQVYNTGLQELVERNRKIFIDKWNVDPINFI